From Halotia branconii CENA392, the proteins below share one genomic window:
- a CDS encoding tetratricopeptide repeat protein, with protein MTESLPLRDRYLALIDEIVQLTLQGKISSVELVYQMLQKNITSGTGEVFELVLSDRFSAIQNQVDSETDELKKAKANRSLRAIKTIQSQWQRYSEQNKATEAIASAAKEITTAAADERLAIFLRFTDPNQKQPLNIQQLQQLSKALQQFAQADTDLQQISQGITRGLAAWQRLQEHLVSWMYEQNRQLGFGGVPGEHGPWATWAKQVNSELPQTLFRTLAMEQSAIEFAEKQSGVTLSDWVEMALILQYVQRGLVNWFDQQAYNVQAGSKLSISTFLTFAVIWSQLANGFGSTAVYSNAAAQIMLQILRTFALRPYFPLYGGIFASFAGNSLRDALDYLDEPLRRVDGTQEKARILTLLGYSQRALGQYRRSITFHQQALEIARNAGDRPCEIANFNHLSRTYVQEQNYAEAINYSQRALILSRQVGDRTGEANALVNLGYSEVMQAQKQEQVEPENYEMPINYLKQGLKLSEQLGDIQSKALCFSSLGVAYLVIEKPQDAIQYLENGFKTAQVSGDLYLQGRNLAYLAEAYYHLQNSEKAVYTGSLGMYLLEQISSNEWRQSAGLLIILQGQIGIEAFQNLLQQHRPKIMAIIGVDGYDYIPQLLEIYKQDM; from the coding sequence GTGACAGAATCTCTGCCATTGCGCGATCGCTATCTCGCTTTAATCGACGAAATCGTTCAACTCACCCTCCAGGGCAAAATTAGCTCTGTAGAGTTGGTGTACCAAATGTTGCAAAAAAATATAACTTCCGGTACAGGGGAAGTTTTTGAACTAGTTTTGAGCGATCGCTTCAGTGCCATCCAAAACCAAGTAGATAGTGAAACAGATGAACTCAAGAAAGCTAAGGCTAATCGGAGTTTAAGGGCAATTAAGACGATTCAAAGTCAATGGCAACGTTATTCAGAACAAAACAAAGCCACAGAAGCGATCGCCTCAGCAGCCAAAGAAATCACCACAGCTGCTGCTGATGAACGTCTAGCGATATTTTTACGTTTTACTGACCCCAATCAAAAGCAACCGCTGAATATTCAACAATTACAGCAGTTGTCTAAAGCTTTACAACAATTTGCCCAGGCAGATACTGATTTACAGCAAATATCCCAAGGAATTACCCGTGGTTTGGCAGCTTGGCAGCGACTCCAAGAGCATTTGGTCAGTTGGATGTATGAGCAAAATCGACAATTGGGATTTGGCGGCGTACCTGGAGAACATGGTCCGTGGGCAACTTGGGCAAAACAAGTTAATAGTGAGTTACCCCAAACACTGTTTCGTACCTTAGCAATGGAGCAGTCTGCAATTGAATTTGCCGAAAAACAAAGTGGTGTTACCCTCAGTGATTGGGTAGAAATGGCCTTGATTTTACAATATGTACAACGGGGGTTAGTCAACTGGTTTGACCAACAAGCTTACAATGTGCAAGCAGGCTCAAAATTGTCAATTTCTACTTTTTTGACATTTGCAGTCATTTGGAGTCAATTAGCAAATGGTTTTGGTAGTACGGCTGTTTACAGCAATGCAGCTGCTCAAATCATGCTCCAGATTTTGCGAACCTTTGCTCTGCGTCCATATTTTCCGCTTTATGGCGGGATTTTTGCCTCTTTCGCTGGTAACTCTTTGCGAGATGCCCTAGATTATTTAGATGAGCCACTGCGGCGAGTTGATGGAACCCAGGAAAAGGCGCGAATTTTGACGCTTTTAGGCTATTCGCAGCGGGCATTAGGACAATATCGGCGTTCCATAACCTTTCATCAACAAGCATTAGAGATAGCTAGAAATGCAGGCGATCGCCCCTGTGAAATTGCCAATTTCAACCACCTCAGCCGTACTTATGTCCAAGAACAAAACTATGCTGAGGCGATTAATTACAGTCAACGAGCATTAATTTTAAGTCGGCAAGTAGGCGATCGCACCGGAGAAGCTAATGCCCTAGTTAATTTAGGTTACAGCGAAGTTATGCAGGCACAAAAGCAAGAACAAGTAGAACCAGAAAACTATGAAATGCCCATTAATTATTTAAAACAAGGTTTGAAACTATCAGAACAATTAGGCGATATTCAAAGTAAAGCCTTATGTTTTAGTAGCTTAGGTGTTGCCTATCTAGTTATAGAAAAGCCACAAGATGCAATTCAATATTTAGAAAATGGCTTTAAAACAGCCCAAGTTTCTGGTGATTTATATCTCCAAGGACGGAATTTAGCTTATTTAGCTGAAGCTTATTATCATCTACAAAATTCTGAGAAAGCCGTTTACACTGGCAGTTTAGGAATGTATCTTTTAGAGCAAATTTCTTCTAATGAATGGCGGCAGTCGGCGGGTTTATTAATAATTCTCCAAGGGCAAATAGGAATAGAAGCTTTCCAAAATTTATTACAGCAACACCGACCTAAAATTATGGCGATTATTGGTGTAGATGGATATGATTATATTCCGCAGTTGTTAGAAATCTACAAGCAAGATATGTAG
- a CDS encoding ATP-dependent Clp protease proteolytic subunit, translating to MPIGVPKVPYRMPGGQYTDWISIYDRLYRERIIFLGKDIDDEIANQIIAVMLYLDSDDPGKDIYLYINSPGGMVTSGLAIFDTMQHIKSDVVTICVGLAASMGSFLLTAGTKGKRMALPHSRIMIHQPSGGTRGQATDIEIEAKEILRIRHQLNEIYAQNTGQAIAKIEKDMDRDFFMSAAEAKEYGLIDRVIEERP from the coding sequence ATGCCTATAGGCGTTCCTAAAGTTCCTTACCGGATGCCCGGAGGGCAGTATACAGACTGGATTAGCATCTATGATCGCCTTTACCGAGAACGAATTATTTTCCTAGGTAAAGATATTGATGATGAGATTGCCAACCAAATTATTGCTGTAATGCTGTATCTGGATTCAGACGATCCAGGTAAGGATATTTACTTATATATCAATTCCCCCGGTGGTATGGTTACGTCTGGCTTGGCAATTTTTGACACCATGCAACACATCAAATCAGATGTGGTGACAATTTGCGTTGGTTTAGCCGCCTCAATGGGATCTTTCCTATTGACCGCTGGCACTAAAGGCAAACGTATGGCATTGCCTCACTCACGGATTATGATTCACCAGCCTTCTGGTGGTACGCGTGGGCAAGCTACTGATATCGAAATTGAAGCTAAAGAGATTCTGCGGATTCGTCACCAACTCAATGAGATTTATGCTCAAAATACTGGTCAAGCCATAGCCAAGATAGAAAAAGACATGGATCGTGACTTTTTCATGTCTGCTGCTGAAGCTAAGGAATACGGTTTAATTGACCGTGTAATTGAAGAACGTCCGTAG
- a CDS encoding J domain-containing protein yields MDLGDCYRLLGLRSGASFADIKTSYRRLAQQYHPDINPNDKKAKDKFIALTEAYRLLLTVVPPEETVPQPRQPSASERDIPKAKATHREKAPTTTVTTEKPPTPKPPNLVEIEQRLKWKTYEQLQRFLKERRFPQAIALAEALAERLPGDTEVRQWLAVAYQIWGRALITENQLLKARIYLKKALKTDPSNKALWLEVQRDFQRLEQIF; encoded by the coding sequence ATGGATCTTGGAGATTGCTACCGTTTACTAGGTTTAAGGTCGGGAGCCTCTTTTGCCGACATCAAAACGTCTTATAGACGTTTAGCCCAGCAATATCATCCCGATATTAACCCAAATGACAAAAAAGCTAAAGATAAATTTATTGCCTTGACAGAGGCTTACAGACTGCTTTTAACTGTAGTACCTCCAGAGGAGACAGTCCCACAGCCACGTCAGCCATCCGCATCTGAGCGTGATATTCCCAAAGCAAAAGCCACCCACCGAGAAAAAGCACCAACAACCACGGTGACAACCGAAAAGCCGCCAACGCCAAAGCCCCCTAATTTGGTGGAAATAGAACAACGGCTGAAGTGGAAAACTTACGAGCAACTGCAACGGTTTTTGAAAGAAAGACGATTTCCCCAAGCGATCGCCCTCGCGGAAGCTTTAGCAGAACGCCTACCAGGGGATACAGAAGTACGTCAATGGCTGGCGGTTGCTTATCAAATTTGGGGACGAGCTTTAATTACCGAAAACCAATTACTTAAAGCCAGAATTTATCTCAAAAAGGCTTTGAAAACAGACCCTAGTAATAAGGCTCTGTGGCTTGAGGTGCAACGCGACTTTCAGCGCTTGGAGCAAATTTTTTAA
- a CDS encoding caspase family protein, producing MANYWAIAIGINQYQLFQPLRCAQADAEALNNFLIQDAGFAPQRSLLMTDTSPPIGDRSTYPTKENILLLLEDLNAACWQPQDHLWLFFSGYGVNYDGKDYLMPIQGDPEFVQDTGIEVRSLMQSLQLADLNVVLVLDINRAFGTQADAAVGQETQELAQELQLATILSCQPNQFSHESSELGHGFFTAALLEALRSGNGSNLTDLESYLSSLTPELCQNYWRPIQDPLIVIPSKQQVILPQLESQNNSQAVPSTVQPSEVEPIIFPEESFAVALAAPSLAEKSPKILTTVQKSGIWEEAQKRETSLSARAEQMPPTFTSRVERFEEQKFPNNVVTKEQHFNQSSVAVATSPQAGEGRFIPNAPQPYVSRLPQQKAYAPLWKQFVLWGGGTMVVVALMIIVILRNQARFLREKQISPALPNTTARDSPIPQTPPITPPKNQSNAQIVSSSESKKQNQAVLDLAKMSLRQTQASDLRLAIATARKIKPGEPLYEQAQENIKIWSRMILDLAEGRAKQRQYATAIAAAQLITKNEALYAKAQAAINQWRLEAKQYLGNKTVLDAANALIKPEQASTYNRAIEVAKRVPPNQPGFDMAQKSINKWSEKILNLAKSRANQGNFTAAIETATLVPELTAVYEDAQEAIQKWQSRKSKN from the coding sequence ATGGCAAATTACTGGGCGATCGCTATTGGCATCAATCAATATCAGTTATTTCAACCTTTACGTTGTGCCCAAGCAGATGCCGAAGCGCTAAATAACTTTTTAATTCAAGATGCAGGTTTTGCACCCCAACGCTCCCTGCTGATGACAGATACTTCACCGCCGATTGGAGATAGATCCACCTATCCGACTAAAGAAAATATTCTTTTACTGCTTGAGGATTTGAACGCGGCGTGTTGGCAACCACAAGACCATCTGTGGTTATTCTTCAGTGGTTATGGGGTAAACTACGACGGCAAAGATTACTTAATGCCAATCCAAGGAGATCCTGAATTTGTGCAGGATACTGGCATAGAAGTGCGATCGCTAATGCAAAGTCTGCAACTAGCTGACTTAAATGTAGTGTTAGTGCTTGATATTAACCGTGCTTTCGGCACTCAGGCTGATGCTGCTGTTGGGCAAGAAACGCAAGAACTAGCCCAAGAACTCCAACTTGCTACGATTCTTTCTTGTCAGCCAAATCAGTTTTCCCATGAAAGTAGCGAATTAGGTCACGGATTCTTTACAGCAGCGTTATTGGAAGCTTTGCGTTCTGGTAATGGCAGTAACTTGACGGATCTAGAAAGCTACCTCAGCAGTCTGACCCCAGAATTATGTCAAAATTACTGGCGACCCATACAAGATCCTTTAATAGTTATCCCATCTAAACAGCAAGTTATCTTGCCGCAATTGGAGAGCCAAAATAATAGTCAAGCAGTCCCTAGCACAGTACAACCCAGCGAAGTAGAACCAATTATTTTTCCAGAAGAATCTTTTGCTGTGGCACTTGCAGCCCCCTCCCTCGCAGAAAAATCCCCAAAAATTTTAACCACGGTACAAAAATCAGGTATTTGGGAAGAAGCCCAAAAAAGAGAAACTAGTCTTAGTGCTAGAGCTGAGCAAATGCCGCCAACCTTTACATCTAGGGTAGAAAGATTTGAGGAGCAAAAATTCCCTAATAATGTAGTTACGAAAGAGCAGCATTTTAACCAGTCGTCTGTAGCAGTGGCAACATCTCCACAAGCAGGTGAAGGCAGGTTTATCCCGAATGCTCCCCAGCCTTACGTATCTCGTTTGCCTCAACAAAAAGCCTATGCTCCTTTATGGAAACAATTTGTATTGTGGGGTGGAGGCACTATGGTAGTGGTGGCTTTGATGATCATAGTTATTCTTCGCAATCAAGCTAGATTTTTGAGAGAGAAACAGATATCACCAGCATTACCCAATACTACTGCTAGAGATTCCCCAATTCCTCAAACACCCCCAATAACTCCACCAAAAAATCAATCAAACGCCCAAATAGTCTCTAGTTCTGAGTCAAAAAAGCAAAATCAGGCGGTTTTAGACTTGGCGAAAATGTCCCTGAGACAAACTCAAGCTAGTGATTTGCGTTTAGCGATCGCCACTGCTCGTAAAATTAAACCGGGTGAACCACTCTACGAACAGGCTCAGGAAAATATTAAGATTTGGAGCCGGATGATTTTAGATTTAGCAGAGGGACGTGCCAAGCAAAGGCAATACGCAACTGCCATTGCCGCAGCCCAATTAATTACTAAAAATGAAGCTCTTTATGCCAAAGCCCAAGCAGCAATTAACCAGTGGCGCTTAGAAGCCAAACAGTATCTAGGCAACAAAACTGTTTTGGATGCAGCTAATGCGTTAATTAAGCCTGAACAAGCATCTACTTATAATCGTGCGATCGAAGTTGCTAAAAGAGTCCCACCGAATCAACCAGGCTTCGATATGGCACAGAAATCGATTAATAAATGGAGTGAAAAAATTCTCAATTTAGCCAAGAGCCGGGCTAACCAAGGAAATTTCACAGCAGCAATTGAAACCGCTACTTTAGTCCCAGAGTTGACAGCTGTTTACGAAGATGCTCAAGAAGCCATCCAAAAATGGCAATCAAGAAAAAGTAAAAATTAA
- a CDS encoding dienelactone hydrolase family protein → MQITKRNIDLRVDDSLMRVYVASPKPPGLYPGILFYSDIYQLGGAMIRLANYLAGYGYVVAAPEIFHRLEPIGLMIEPDDLGRMRGNDDARRTAIADYDADCRAVIDFLKAESSVAPNKISTLGFCIGGHLAFRAAFESEIKASVCCYPTGIPSGKLGKGIADTIDRVSEINGEMLIVLGTLDPHVPENDRQTLIKALENANVTHKVVLYKAEHTFMRDDGYRYDSAATTSAWSEITAFLAGIFADNS, encoded by the coding sequence GTGCAAATCACCAAACGTAATATTGATTTGAGAGTTGACGACAGTTTAATGCGCGTTTATGTCGCATCTCCTAAACCACCAGGACTTTACCCAGGTATTTTGTTCTATAGCGATATTTATCAGTTAGGCGGGGCGATGATTCGTCTAGCTAATTACCTAGCTGGATATGGTTATGTCGTAGCAGCTCCAGAAATTTTTCATCGTTTGGAACCAATTGGTTTGATGATTGAGCCAGATGATCTTGGGCGAATGCGGGGTAATGATGATGCTCGTCGGACTGCGATCGCAGATTATGATGCGGATTGTCGGGCTGTGATTGATTTTCTCAAAGCCGAAAGTTCGGTTGCTCCTAATAAAATAAGTACGTTGGGCTTTTGTATTGGTGGACATTTAGCTTTTCGAGCAGCTTTTGAAAGTGAAATTAAAGCTTCTGTCTGCTGTTACCCGACTGGCATCCCCAGTGGCAAACTAGGTAAGGGGATAGCCGATACAATTGATCGTGTGAGTGAAATCAATGGTGAGATGCTGATTGTATTAGGAACTCTTGATCCTCACGTACCGGAAAATGACCGTCAAACCTTAATTAAAGCTCTAGAAAATGCTAACGTCACTCACAAAGTAGTTTTATATAAAGCAGAACATACCTTCATGCGTGACGACGGTTATCGTTACGATTCTGCTGCCACTACCTCTGCTTGGTCTGAAATAACAGCTTTTTTGGCGGGTATATTTGCAGATAATTCGTAA
- a CDS encoding vWA domain-containing protein produces the protein MKVNLQPVLNDGNLDAHQPSSQRQLAISVSAIAENLDRNVPLNLCLILDHSGSMNGRPLETVKKAANQLVDRLRPGDRLSIVVFDHRAKVLIPNQIIEEPEKIKKQINRLSADGGTAIDEGLRLGIEELAKGKKETISHAFLLTDGENEHGDNNRCLKFAELAAGYNLTLNTLGFGDNWNQDILEQIADAGLGTLSYIQKPERAVDEFSRLFNRMQTVGLNNAYLLFSLMPNIRLAELKPIAQVAPDTIEVPVQQEADGRFAVRLGDLMKDVERVILANIYLGQLPAGKQAIANVQVRYDDPTQNQNGLFTPNIPVYANVVRDYQPDINPQVQQSILALAKYRQTQLAETKLQQGDRSGAATMLQTAAKTALQMGDIGAATVLQTSATQLQSGEDLSESDRKKTRIVSKTVLKDTPSS, from the coding sequence ATGAAAGTTAACTTGCAACCTGTTTTAAATGATGGTAATTTAGACGCGCATCAACCAAGTAGTCAGCGTCAGTTGGCGATTTCGGTTTCGGCGATCGCGGAAAATCTTGACCGAAATGTACCACTGAATTTATGCTTAATTCTCGACCACAGTGGCTCGATGAATGGACGGCCGCTAGAAACTGTTAAAAAAGCGGCGAATCAATTAGTTGATAGACTTAGACCAGGCGATCGCTTGAGTATTGTAGTTTTCGATCACAGAGCCAAAGTCTTAATACCTAATCAAATTATCGAAGAACCAGAAAAAATCAAAAAGCAAATTAATCGTTTATCTGCCGATGGTGGAACTGCGATCGATGAAGGTTTACGCTTGGGAATTGAGGAATTAGCCAAGGGCAAAAAAGAAACAATTTCCCATGCCTTTTTGTTAACTGATGGGGAAAATGAACACGGTGATAACAATCGATGTTTGAAGTTTGCCGAGTTGGCTGCTGGCTATAATTTGACTTTGAATACTTTAGGTTTTGGTGATAATTGGAATCAAGATATTTTAGAACAAATAGCTGATGCTGGTCTAGGTACTTTGTCTTATATTCAAAAACCAGAACGAGCTGTAGATGAATTTAGTCGCTTGTTTAACCGAATGCAAACGGTAGGTTTAAATAATGCTTATTTACTGTTCTCCTTGATGCCCAATATCCGGTTAGCAGAACTCAAACCTATTGCTCAAGTTGCCCCAGATACAATTGAAGTACCAGTGCAGCAAGAAGCTGATGGACGTTTTGCTGTCCGCCTAGGAGATTTAATGAAAGATGTAGAACGGGTGATTTTAGCTAATATTTATTTAGGACAATTGCCAGCGGGTAAACAGGCGATCGCTAATGTCCAAGTCCGCTACGATGACCCTACTCAAAACCAAAATGGTTTATTTACGCCCAATATCCCCGTGTACGCTAATGTAGTTAGGGATTACCAGCCAGACATCAATCCCCAGGTGCAGCAGTCAATTCTAGCATTAGCTAAATATCGACAAACTCAGTTAGCGGAGACAAAATTGCAACAGGGAGATCGGTCTGGTGCTGCCACAATGCTGCAAACTGCCGCCAAAACAGCTCTGCAAATGGGAGATATAGGTGCGGCAACAGTGTTACAAACTTCTGCTACCCAACTGCAATCTGGTGAAGATTTATCCGAAAGCGATCGCAAAAAAACCCGAATTGTCTCAAAAACCGTGTTGAAAGATACCCCATCTTCATGA
- a CDS encoding vWA domain-containing protein: MKVQLLSTLNDPNVDVAQLSNQRQLAITISAVAGELEQHVPLNLCLILDQSGSMHGQPLSTVIQAVEQLLDKLQPGDRICIVAFAGAAQVIIPNQIINDPESIKSQIKKKLKASGGTVIAEGLQLGITELMKGTKGAVSQAFLLTDGHGESSLRIWKWELGKDDDKRCLELAHKATKINLTINTLGFGSEWNQDLLEKIADAGGGTLAHIERPEQVVDEFSRLFRRIQSVGLTNAYLLLSLVPNVRLAELKPIAQVYPDTIELPVQQEAHGGFIVRLGDLMQDVERVVLANLYLGQLSEGQQVIGHLQIRYDDPAVNKQGLVSPMIPVYANVVKAYQPAVNPQVQQSILALAKYRQTQLAEAKLQQGDRTGAATMLQTAAKTALQIGDTGAATVLQSSATRLQAGEQLSQSDLKKTRIVSKTVLQE, from the coding sequence ATGAAAGTTCAATTGTTATCGACACTAAATGATCCTAATGTTGATGTGGCTCAATTGAGTAATCAACGTCAATTGGCAATTACAATTTCGGCAGTTGCGGGTGAACTTGAACAGCATGTACCACTTAATTTATGCTTGATTCTCGATCAAAGTGGTTCCATGCATGGACAACCATTATCAACTGTAATCCAAGCAGTAGAACAATTATTGGACAAATTGCAGCCAGGCGATCGCATCTGTATTGTCGCCTTTGCGGGTGCTGCACAAGTCATTATCCCTAACCAAATCATCAACGACCCTGAAAGCATCAAATCTCAAATTAAAAAGAAACTCAAGGCTAGTGGTGGTACGGTAATTGCTGAAGGTTTGCAACTTGGAATTACAGAATTGATGAAGGGAACAAAAGGCGCTGTTTCCCAAGCATTCCTACTTACAGATGGTCATGGTGAAAGCAGTTTACGGATTTGGAAGTGGGAACTAGGTAAAGACGACGACAAGCGCTGTCTGGAACTTGCCCACAAGGCAACTAAAATCAATTTGACTATTAATACTCTTGGTTTTGGTAGTGAGTGGAACCAGGATCTTTTAGAAAAAATTGCCGATGCTGGTGGTGGGACTTTAGCTCATATTGAGCGTCCTGAACAAGTAGTAGATGAATTTAGCCGTTTGTTTAGGCGCATTCAATCAGTAGGGTTAACTAATGCCTACTTGCTGTTGTCTTTAGTGCCAAATGTTCGACTAGCAGAACTCAAACCCATTGCTCAAGTTTACCCAGACACAATTGAGTTACCAGTACAACAAGAAGCGCATGGCGGTTTTATTGTGCGTTTGGGAGATTTGATGCAAGATGTGGAACGGGTGGTTTTAGCTAATCTTTATCTGGGACAGTTATCAGAAGGACAACAGGTTATTGGACATTTGCAAATCCGCTACGATGATCCGGCAGTGAATAAGCAGGGTCTAGTTTCCCCCATGATTCCTGTATATGCAAATGTGGTCAAGGCATATCAACCTGCTGTGAATCCTCAAGTACAACAATCCATTTTGGCATTAGCGAAGTATCGCCAAACTCAGTTAGCGGAAGCGAAATTACAACAAGGCGATCGCACTGGTGCAGCTACTATGCTGCAAACAGCAGCTAAAACTGCTTTACAAATCGGAGATACTGGTGCAGCCACAGTTTTGCAATCTTCCGCCACTCGCCTACAAGCTGGAGAACAACTTTCACAATCAGATTTGAAGAAAACCCGAATTGTATCAAAGACAGTTTTACAGGAATAG
- a CDS encoding P pilus assembly protein, chaperone PapD, which translates to MFDDKWLSVAASSIFLSALVLFPSTAKAQMSVSPMVIEAKAERGQAQGMITISNTSNAPSRVRVYAEPFTYSRDTGFKTLASSPNDLTKYLQFSPRELTIKPGESRRVRIISRLAPSLPDGEYRAVVFNETLTDAKDNVGNNVSLVARIGVTLYVRKGNLSPNLAVNDANFNSQQKQIQLLIRNTGKATARPSVNWTLRRGDTVIKTGQADASAVIAESDRYFLLSYPQQDTAALSPGSYQLSGELVWSADDNKKKLPFNLNVTIPSQTAASEKK; encoded by the coding sequence ATGTTTGATGACAAATGGTTGTCAGTAGCTGCTTCTAGCATATTCTTATCCGCTTTGGTTCTGTTTCCCAGTACTGCTAAAGCACAAATGAGTGTTTCCCCAATGGTAATTGAAGCCAAAGCAGAGCGAGGACAAGCCCAAGGAATGATCACTATTTCAAATACTAGCAATGCTCCGTCTCGCGTTCGTGTTTACGCTGAACCTTTCACCTATAGCCGAGATACTGGGTTTAAAACCTTAGCTTCTAGCCCCAATGATTTGACTAAATATCTGCAATTTTCACCTCGTGAATTGACTATTAAGCCAGGAGAAAGCCGCCGGGTACGCATTATCAGTCGATTGGCTCCTAGTTTACCAGATGGAGAATATCGAGCAGTAGTTTTTAATGAAACTCTCACCGATGCTAAGGATAATGTTGGCAATAATGTTAGCTTAGTAGCACGAATTGGCGTGACTCTTTATGTTAGAAAAGGTAATCTTTCTCCTAATTTGGCAGTAAATGATGCTAACTTCAATTCACAACAAAAACAAATTCAACTTTTGATTCGTAATACTGGTAAAGCAACTGCCCGCCCCAGTGTTAATTGGACGCTACGCCGTGGAGATACTGTAATTAAAACTGGTCAAGCAGATGCTAGTGCTGTTATAGCAGAAAGCGATCGCTATTTTTTATTAAGCTACCCCCAACAAGATACAGCAGCGCTTTCTCCTGGTAGTTATCAATTAAGTGGTGAGTTAGTCTGGTCAGCAGATGATAATAAAAAGAAATTGCCATTTAATTTAAATGTTACTATCCCTTCTCAAACTGCTGCATCAGAAAAGAAATAA
- a CDS encoding ATP-dependent Clp protease proteolytic subunit, with protein MDISPIKAVQAPYYGDNSYRTPPPDLPSLLLKERIVYLGMPLVPAVTELIVAELLYLQSDDPEKPIKIYINSTGTSGYSGDPIGFETEAFAIFDTIKYIKPPIHTICIGSAMGMAAMLLSAGTKGCRASLPHSNIILHQPKSYAQGQATDIQIRAKEVLVNKTAMVDILHRTTGQPPEKITKDMDRLLYMTPYEAKEYGLIDRVFEKEELANPPLPASVL; from the coding sequence ATGGACATTTCCCCTATCAAGGCTGTTCAAGCCCCTTATTACGGTGATAACTCTTACCGGACACCGCCGCCAGATTTGCCTTCCTTATTGTTAAAGGAAAGAATTGTCTATCTGGGAATGCCACTGGTGCCAGCTGTCACGGAATTGATCGTGGCCGAACTACTGTATTTGCAGTCCGACGACCCCGAAAAACCGATTAAAATTTACATCAACTCGACCGGCACTTCCGGTTACAGTGGCGATCCTATCGGCTTTGAAACCGAAGCTTTCGCCATATTCGACACCATCAAATACATCAAGCCTCCCATTCACACCATCTGTATTGGTTCAGCGATGGGTATGGCAGCGATGCTTCTTAGTGCTGGCACAAAAGGATGTCGCGCCAGTTTGCCTCACTCCAACATTATCCTGCATCAGCCCAAAAGTTACGCCCAAGGCCAAGCAACGGATATTCAAATTCGGGCTAAAGAAGTTTTGGTAAATAAAACCGCGATGGTTGATATCCTTCATCGCACCACCGGACAGCCTCCAGAAAAAATTACCAAAGACATGGATCGGCTGTTATATATGACACCCTACGAAGCGAAGGAATACGGTTTGATTGACCGAGTTTTTGAAAAAGAAGAACTCGCCAATCCACCCCTACCCGCTAGTGTCCTTTAA